The Prevotella melaninogenica genome window below encodes:
- the hpf gene encoding ribosome hibernation-promoting factor, HPF/YfiA family, with translation MEIKIQSIHFDTTEKLQAFITKKAEKLEKSYEDIQKVEVQLKVEKPATALNKTTSLSVVVPGNTLFVEKTCDTFEEGIDQCLDAMKVQLTKFKEKQRKH, from the coding sequence ATGGAAATTAAGATTCAGTCGATTCATTTCGACACAACCGAGAAGTTACAAGCCTTTATTACCAAGAAGGCTGAAAAATTAGAAAAGTCTTACGAAGACATTCAGAAAGTAGAGGTGCAATTGAAGGTTGAGAAGCCTGCTACAGCATTAAATAAAACCACAAGTTTATCAGTAGTAGTTCCTGGTAATACCTTATTTGTGGAGAAAACCTGTGATACTTTTGAAGAAGGTATTGATCAGTGCTTAGATGCGATGAAGGTTCAGCTCACCAAGTTTAAGGAAAAACAAAGAAAGCATTAA
- the secE gene encoding preprotein translocase subunit SecE, with amino-acid sequence MFNKIVNYCKACYDELAHKTTWPSRAQLTHSAMVVISASVIIALVVFAMDSVFQRVMEFVYPR; translated from the coding sequence ATGTTTAATAAGATAGTTAATTATTGCAAGGCTTGCTACGACGAACTTGCGCATAAAACTACATGGCCATCACGCGCTCAACTTACACATAGTGCAATGGTAGTTATTTCTGCTTCCGTTATCATTGCATTAGTTGTGTTTGCAATGGACTCTGTGTTCCAACGCGTTATGGAGTTTGTATATCCAAGATAA
- the rplK gene encoding 50S ribosomal protein L11, producing MAKEVAGLIKLQIKGGAANPSPPVGPALGSKGINIMGFCKEFNARTQDKAGKVLPVVITYYNDKSFSFIIKTPPAAVQLMEAAKVKGGSGEPNRKKVASVTWEQVRAIAEDKMPDLNCFTVESAMKLIAGTARSMGITVKGDFPGK from the coding sequence ATGGCTAAAGAAGTAGCTGGATTAATCAAATTACAGATTAAAGGTGGCGCTGCAAATCCTTCCCCTCCAGTAGGCCCAGCATTGGGTTCTAAGGGTATTAATATCATGGGATTTTGTAAGGAGTTCAACGCCCGTACCCAGGACAAGGCTGGTAAAGTTCTTCCAGTCGTAATTACCTACTACAACGATAAGTCTTTCAGCTTCATCATCAAGACTCCTCCTGCAGCTGTACAGCTCATGGAAGCTGCTAAGGTGAAAGGTGGATCTGGAGAGCCAAACCGCAAGAAGGTTGCATCCGTAACTTGGGAGCAGGTAAGAGCTATCGCAGAAGACAAAATGCCAGACCTCAACTGTTTCACAGTAGAGAGTGCGATGAAGCTTATTGCTGGTACTGCTCGTAGTATGGGTATCACTGTAAAAGGGGACTTCCCTGGTAAATAA
- a CDS encoding TonB-dependent receptor plug domain-containing protein, protein MKNNIKIFICKGAYNTYSLYRKAICLTLFSSFLMLRGNAQEMNKRDTTVEMKEVMVTARSEIRKLKESAMPISVIGQRQLQGTATNINDVLARTVGVTVRNTGGLGSASRISLRGLEGKRMGMYVDEVPMSQLSNFVALNDIPTNMIERIEVYKGIVPYKFGGSALGGAVNVVTKEYPPVYFDFSYELGSFNTHQVSTVFKRTNHKTGLQFGIGGAFSFSKNNYKMTLANLDNRIVERDHDKFNKVMAGMSVKATKWWFDEMKWELIFLKTRQEIQGIDLDVREAYNHSVSGLTALTLKRKNFFLDGLDFDFDIGYIIGRYGLNDKASNRYDWDGNKLPAVSPYGGEQNNFPSDGRNRSNELTSKLNLGYTIDKHHGINLNVYFDRNSLHPNDSLMDKALGFQSNFPSNMKTLTTGLSYDLALFDGRFQNAFTLKNFIFSSHSRSIDVYSVRAPEPVKVSKSYFGFSDALRYKFTDDLMLKASFNSEVRIPTSEELIGNGYSILASPALKPERTSGVNLGMLYRHLKQDGGLVEIELNGFYNQLKDMIRFTPDMIPTMARYRNFGSVRTRGVELDVKGDVCPVLYLYANGTYQDLRDVRKLTPGTTVENPTYMKRIPNVPYLLANFGAEFHKENLFGGKEQNTRFLFDASYVHTYYYDFEVSRYQDKKIPSALTMDAAIEHSFKNDQWVLTFKVKNLMDRHVVSEFNRPLPGRYIGVKVRYLLK, encoded by the coding sequence ATGAAGAATAACATAAAAATATTTATCTGCAAAGGGGCGTATAATACTTATTCGTTATATAGAAAGGCGATTTGTCTAACACTTTTCTCAAGTTTTCTCATGCTTAGAGGAAACGCACAAGAGATGAATAAGCGTGATACAACTGTTGAGATGAAAGAAGTTATGGTGACAGCACGTAGCGAGATTAGGAAGCTGAAGGAGTCGGCTATGCCAATATCTGTTATAGGACAGCGTCAGTTACAAGGTACGGCGACAAATATTAATGACGTACTTGCGCGTACAGTTGGAGTTACCGTGCGAAATACAGGAGGTTTAGGTAGTGCTTCTCGAATCTCACTTCGTGGCTTAGAAGGTAAGCGTATGGGAATGTATGTGGATGAAGTTCCGATGTCACAGTTGAGTAACTTTGTTGCCTTAAATGATATTCCTACGAATATGATAGAGCGCATTGAGGTTTATAAAGGTATTGTCCCTTATAAGTTTGGTGGCTCAGCCTTAGGAGGAGCAGTCAATGTAGTAACAAAGGAATACCCACCAGTATATTTTGACTTCTCATATGAACTGGGTTCATTTAACACACATCAAGTATCAACGGTGTTTAAACGTACCAATCATAAAACTGGTCTACAATTTGGTATTGGTGGAGCCTTCTCGTTTTCAAAGAACAATTACAAGATGACCTTGGCAAATTTGGACAATAGAATTGTGGAAAGAGACCATGATAAGTTCAATAAAGTCATGGCTGGAATGTCTGTTAAGGCTACGAAATGGTGGTTTGATGAAATGAAGTGGGAACTTATTTTCCTCAAGACACGTCAGGAAATACAAGGAATCGACCTCGATGTGCGTGAGGCTTATAACCATTCTGTTAGTGGATTGACGGCATTGACACTAAAGCGTAAGAATTTCTTTTTAGATGGTCTCGATTTTGACTTTGATATAGGATATATCATTGGTAGGTATGGTTTGAATGATAAGGCATCAAATCGTTATGATTGGGACGGAAACAAGTTGCCTGCAGTCTCTCCATACGGAGGAGAGCAGAATAACTTCCCTTCAGATGGAAGAAACCGGTCGAACGAGTTGACGTCGAAGCTTAATTTGGGATATACCATAGATAAGCATCATGGCATTAATCTGAATGTTTACTTTGATAGGAATTCACTTCATCCCAACGACTCTTTAATGGATAAAGCCTTGGGATTTCAATCAAATTTCCCAAGTAATATGAAAACCTTAACAACGGGTTTGTCATACGATCTGGCCCTCTTTGATGGTCGTTTCCAGAATGCTTTTACGTTAAAGAACTTTATTTTCTCATCTCATTCTCGTAGTATAGATGTTTATTCGGTACGTGCGCCAGAGCCTGTAAAAGTGTCTAAATCTTATTTTGGATTTAGTGACGCCTTACGTTATAAGTTTACAGACGACTTGATGCTAAAGGCCTCTTTTAATTCAGAGGTGCGAATACCTACAAGTGAGGAGTTGATAGGTAATGGATATTCTATCCTTGCATCCCCAGCTTTGAAGCCTGAGCGTACATCTGGTGTCAATCTTGGTATGCTTTATCGTCACTTAAAACAAGATGGTGGACTTGTTGAGATAGAGTTGAATGGCTTTTATAATCAGTTGAAAGACATGATTAGGTTCACGCCTGATATGATTCCTACGATGGCTCGCTATCGTAACTTTGGTAGTGTACGTACGAGAGGTGTTGAACTTGATGTTAAGGGAGATGTCTGTCCAGTACTTTATCTTTATGCGAATGGTACTTATCAAGACCTTCGTGACGTCAGAAAGCTAACTCCTGGTACTACTGTCGAGAATCCCACCTATATGAAACGTATCCCAAACGTACCTTATCTATTAGCAAACTTTGGTGCAGAGTTCCATAAAGAAAACCTCTTTGGAGGAAAGGAACAGAACACACGTTTCCTCTTTGATGCTTCATACGTGCATACATATTACTATGATTTTGAAGTAAGTCGGTATCAAGATAAGAAGATTCCTTCTGCTTTGACGATGGATGCAGCAATAGAACATAGTTTCAAGAATGACCAATGGGTTTTAACGTTTAAGGTAAAGAATCTTATGGATCGCCATGTTGTATCAGAGTTTAATCGTCCTCTGCCAGGAAGATATATAGGAGTAAAAGTTAGATATCTTCTGAAGTAA
- a CDS encoding tyrosine recombinase XerC: MPMVEKFLDYIKFERNYSPMTVINYRKDLTEFERFYKELEPQLSWESIDSDIVRNWMEYMMDRGNSASSVNRRLSALRSFYQFALRRKLIEKDPVHGLQGPKKQKPLPQFLKESEMERLLDSKMWTDSYKDVLERTIIITFYVTGIRLSELIGLDDKDIDNVTCEVKVTGKRNKQRIVPFGKELADVFAQYQEVRNTTVKGDSIAFFQTEKGKRMTTAQVRTLVKKNLSKVSTLKKRSPHVLRHTFATAMLNHEAGLESVKKLLGHESLSTTEIYTHTTFEQLKKVYKNAHPRA; this comes from the coding sequence GTGCCGATGGTAGAAAAGTTCTTAGATTACATTAAGTTTGAAAGGAATTATTCCCCGATGACAGTAATCAACTATCGTAAGGACTTAACGGAGTTCGAACGATTCTACAAGGAACTTGAACCTCAGCTCTCTTGGGAGTCTATAGACTCTGATATTGTCAGAAATTGGATGGAGTACATGATGGATAGAGGTAATTCTGCTTCGTCTGTCAATAGAAGACTCAGTGCGCTGAGGTCTTTCTATCAATTTGCACTTCGTCGTAAACTTATTGAAAAAGACCCTGTTCATGGCCTTCAAGGTCCTAAAAAACAAAAGCCTCTTCCTCAATTCTTAAAGGAGTCGGAAATGGAAAGGCTGCTGGATTCTAAGATGTGGACAGATAGTTATAAGGATGTACTTGAACGTACCATAATTATAACATTCTATGTAACGGGTATTCGTTTGTCAGAATTGATTGGTCTTGATGATAAAGATATTGACAATGTCACTTGTGAAGTTAAGGTAACAGGTAAGAGAAATAAGCAACGAATTGTTCCCTTTGGTAAGGAACTTGCTGATGTGTTTGCTCAGTACCAAGAAGTACGCAACACGACAGTAAAAGGTGATTCCATAGCCTTCTTTCAAACAGAAAAGGGCAAAAGGATGACGACTGCACAGGTAAGAACTTTGGTTAAGAAGAATCTTTCAAAGGTATCAACGTTGAAAAAACGTTCGCCACACGTTCTTCGCCATACGTTTGCCACGGCAATGCTCAATCATGAAGCAGGACTGGAAAGTGTAAAGAAACTGCTCGGTCATGAGAGTCTGTCAACGACAGAGATTTATACTCATACAACTTTCGAGCAGTTGAAGAAAGTCTATAAAAATGCCCATCCAAGGGCTTAA
- the nusG gene encoding transcription termination/antitermination protein NusG, with the protein MADTEKKWYVLRAVSGKEAKVKEYIDAQLRLNEKLAERVFEVLLPMEKHATVRKDGKRVVKEKLSLPGYVLVQANMTPDVASTLRFMPNVLGFLGGMSEPSPVRQADINRLLGNVEDTELEEVQNVSYMVGETVQVTDGPFSGFHGIIEEVNAEKHKLKVMVMIFGRQNPLELSFMQVAKEE; encoded by the coding sequence ATGGCAGATACAGAAAAGAAATGGTATGTTCTTCGTGCTGTCAGCGGAAAAGAGGCAAAGGTAAAAGAATATATCGATGCTCAATTACGTCTGAACGAAAAACTTGCTGAGCGTGTTTTTGAGGTTTTATTACCTATGGAAAAACACGCAACTGTGCGTAAAGATGGAAAGCGTGTTGTCAAGGAGAAATTAAGTCTCCCTGGTTATGTGCTTGTTCAGGCTAATATGACACCTGACGTAGCTTCTACGTTGCGTTTTATGCCTAATGTTTTAGGATTCCTCGGAGGTATGTCTGAACCATCACCTGTACGCCAAGCAGATATTAATCGTCTGTTGGGTAATGTGGAAGATACTGAACTTGAAGAGGTTCAGAATGTATCATATATGGTTGGTGAAACTGTTCAGGTTACTGATGGTCCTTTTAGTGGTTTCCATGGTATCATCGAAGAGGTGAATGCCGAGAAGCATAAGCTGAAAGTGATGGTGATGATTTTTGGTCGTCAGAATCCATTGGAACTAAGTTTTATGCAAGTCGCAAAAGAAGAATAG
- a CDS encoding aminopeptidase P family protein, giving the protein MIHTINERVDRLRSWMKENGFTAFVFPSSDPHNSEYVADHWKSREWISGFSGSAGTAVVTLEHAALWTDSRYFIAAEKELNGTGFQLMKLRVEGTPSVSEWLASELSTYEKAVVGLDGNVNSFAEVAAMEQEVATKGNITVRTDADPMAELWTDRPVIPDNMVSLHPLEYSGESTSSKVSRVRKHLLDCSADGLLVTALDEIAWVLNLRGSDVHCNPVFVSYLLISPENITLYINNVKLPDDVKAYLMSEHIDVQAYESVVEGLRLYAGKSLLVDMSSTNYSLATAVPFEKVCSGVSSIASMKAVKNKVEQDGFRAAMLRDGVAVVKFLAWLKSAVEAGGQTEISLDERLTALRAEQPKFKGISFDTIVGYEAHGAIVHYEATPETDIPVEPHGLVLIDSGAQYLDGTTDITRTIALGEITEEQRRVYTLVLKGHIQLDMCRFPAGVCGSQLDAIARVPMWREGYNYMHGTGHGVGSYLNVHEGPHQIRMEWRPAPLQAGMTVTNEPGIYLEGKFGVRIENTLLIVPAESTAFGDFLKFETLTLAPIDTAPIVLEMLSTEEREWLNNYHHRVYESLSPYLEGNEKEWLRKATLPI; this is encoded by the coding sequence ATGATACATACAATTAATGAGCGTGTTGATAGATTACGCTCCTGGATGAAAGAGAATGGGTTTACTGCTTTTGTTTTTCCAAGTAGTGATCCCCATAACAGTGAATATGTAGCTGACCATTGGAAGAGCCGTGAGTGGATATCAGGCTTTAGTGGGTCGGCAGGAACGGCAGTTGTCACTTTAGAACATGCTGCGCTATGGACGGATTCACGTTATTTTATTGCAGCTGAGAAGGAGTTGAACGGTACAGGCTTTCAGCTAATGAAACTTCGTGTGGAGGGAACTCCGTCTGTGTCAGAATGGCTTGCAAGTGAACTGTCTACTTATGAAAAGGCTGTGGTTGGACTGGACGGGAATGTAAACTCTTTTGCAGAGGTTGCTGCGATGGAACAAGAGGTGGCGACAAAAGGGAACATTACTGTGCGAACAGATGCTGACCCTATGGCTGAACTTTGGACGGACAGACCTGTAATTCCGGATAATATGGTAAGTCTTCATCCGTTAGAATATTCTGGAGAATCAACATCGAGTAAGGTGAGTAGGGTTCGTAAGCATCTTTTAGATTGTAGTGCTGATGGATTATTGGTAACAGCTCTCGATGAGATTGCATGGGTGTTGAACTTGCGAGGGAGTGATGTGCACTGTAACCCTGTTTTTGTATCTTATCTATTGATTTCCCCCGAAAATATTACTTTATATATAAATAATGTAAAACTTCCCGATGATGTTAAAGCCTATTTGATGTCAGAACATATAGATGTACAGGCTTATGAATCGGTTGTAGAGGGACTTCGTTTATATGCGGGTAAATCGCTGTTAGTAGATATGTCCTCTACAAACTATTCGTTGGCAACGGCAGTGCCTTTTGAGAAGGTGTGCTCGGGTGTTTCTTCAATTGCCAGTATGAAGGCTGTAAAGAACAAAGTGGAGCAGGATGGCTTCCGTGCTGCGATGTTGCGGGATGGTGTGGCTGTAGTAAAATTCCTTGCATGGCTAAAGTCTGCTGTTGAGGCTGGTGGACAGACGGAAATCTCACTTGATGAGCGTTTAACGGCTCTACGTGCTGAACAGCCAAAGTTTAAGGGTATCTCTTTTGATACGATAGTAGGCTATGAGGCGCATGGAGCTATTGTACATTATGAAGCTACACCAGAAACAGATATCCCTGTTGAACCGCATGGATTAGTACTCATAGATAGTGGAGCACAGTACTTAGATGGTACGACGGATATCACGCGAACCATTGCCTTGGGCGAAATAACTGAGGAACAGCGACGAGTTTATACGCTGGTGTTAAAAGGACATATTCAACTCGATATGTGCCGTTTCCCTGCAGGTGTGTGTGGTTCACAGCTTGATGCAATAGCACGTGTGCCGATGTGGCGTGAAGGTTATAACTATATGCACGGAACAGGGCATGGAGTAGGGAGTTATCTGAATGTGCATGAAGGTCCTCACCAAATACGTATGGAATGGAGACCTGCTCCGTTGCAGGCAGGGATGACCGTTACTAACGAGCCTGGTATTTATTTGGAAGGAAAGTTTGGAGTGCGTATAGAAAATACATTATTGATTGTTCCTGCTGAATCTACAGCCTTTGGTGATTTTCTTAAGTTTGAAACACTTACGCTTGCACCGATTGACACGGCTCCAATTGTGCTTGAAATGCTGAGTACAGAGGAACGTGAGTGGCTTAATAACTACCATCATCGTGTTTATGAAAGTTTGTCTCCATATTTAGAAGGTAACGAGAAAGAATGGTTGAGAAAGGCAACTCTGCCAATCTAA
- the nanU gene encoding SusD family outer membrane lipoprotein NanU, with protein MKKLLSYITAAALSLSLTGCMDIEPVSTITDANYWKNPDQVQAFNQGLSSWMRSYADKYIVWGEMRSNIYSGTSFSGEAPQGYERLWNNTLEKSSAVVGNYGGLYTGINQINLMIDKVNEAGYLTEAEKTNYLGGAYGMRAFLYFQLLRTYGDVIVYLQHTEGKTIDLSKVARKQDAAANVMKQIKADITASETAYNNNYKFTNGRTYWSLAATKMLKGEVYLWSGKQMGGGSADYQTALTAYQEVQNNADVSLLDNFEDVFAYDNKENKEIIYALHNRENEASLWGGLYTSLVMNKQNVGAYRLHNDAGQAIQFSESKYLNLRLGSGVMRFPLDKRLWTKLYSNDDDKRKKASLADVYQASDGSYVGNICNKFHGTLLAGSSATSWYDDQPIYRYAECLLGIAEAKVFLGQDPSTEINQVRRRAYGATYFNTHTEVQYPNDVSTGGSTALTTFYTDNPFVGGDEDPIEAILKERMREFLFEGKRWHDIRLVDKATKYSTASVDRLLWPIDETTKSTNAELKQTPGYGD; from the coding sequence ATGAAAAAGTTACTATCCTATATAACAGCTGCAGCTCTCAGCCTTTCGCTGACAGGCTGTATGGACATTGAGCCTGTTAGTACTATTACCGATGCAAACTACTGGAAGAATCCTGATCAGGTTCAGGCTTTTAACCAAGGACTGAGTTCTTGGATGCGAAGCTATGCTGATAAGTATATCGTCTGGGGTGAGATGCGAAGTAATATCTATAGTGGAACCTCTTTTAGTGGTGAGGCTCCACAAGGCTACGAACGCTTGTGGAATAACACCCTTGAGAAGAGTAGTGCTGTGGTAGGCAACTACGGAGGGCTTTATACTGGTATCAATCAGATTAATCTGATGATAGATAAGGTGAATGAAGCTGGCTATCTTACCGAAGCAGAGAAAACCAACTATCTTGGTGGTGCTTATGGCATGCGAGCTTTCTTGTATTTCCAGTTGCTTCGTACCTATGGTGACGTGATTGTTTACTTACAACATACGGAGGGAAAGACCATTGACTTGAGTAAGGTTGCTCGTAAGCAGGACGCAGCAGCTAATGTGATGAAGCAGATAAAGGCTGATATTACAGCTTCTGAGACAGCTTATAATAACAATTATAAGTTTACTAATGGTCGTACTTATTGGTCGCTTGCTGCAACCAAGATGCTCAAAGGTGAGGTATATCTGTGGAGTGGCAAACAGATGGGGGGCGGTTCTGCCGACTATCAGACAGCTCTCACTGCTTATCAAGAGGTTCAGAATAATGCCGATGTAAGTTTGCTTGACAACTTTGAGGATGTCTTCGCTTATGATAATAAGGAGAACAAAGAGATTATCTATGCGCTTCACAATCGTGAGAATGAAGCGTCTTTATGGGGAGGTCTCTATACTTCACTTGTGATGAACAAGCAGAACGTTGGTGCTTATCGTCTACATAATGACGCTGGTCAGGCTATACAATTTAGCGAATCAAAGTATCTGAACTTACGCTTAGGAAGTGGCGTAATGCGCTTCCCACTTGACAAGCGTTTGTGGACGAAACTCTATTCAAATGATGATGACAAGCGTAAGAAGGCTTCTTTGGCAGATGTTTATCAGGCTTCTGATGGTTCATACGTGGGTAATATCTGTAATAAGTTCCACGGAACATTGCTTGCTGGTAGCTCAGCTACATCATGGTATGATGACCAACCTATCTATCGCTATGCAGAGTGTCTGCTTGGTATTGCTGAGGCTAAGGTCTTCTTAGGTCAGGACCCATCAACAGAAATCAATCAAGTTCGTCGTCGTGCATACGGTGCAACCTATTTCAATACTCATACAGAGGTGCAATATCCAAATGATGTAAGTACTGGAGGAAGTACCGCACTGACCACGTTCTATACCGATAACCCATTTGTTGGTGGTGATGAGGACCCAATAGAAGCAATCCTTAAAGAGCGTATGCGTGAGTTCTTGTTCGAGGGAAAGCGTTGGCATGATATCCGTTTAGTTGATAAGGCTACAAAGTATTCAACAGCAAGTGTCGACCGCTTGTTGTGGCCTATTGATGAAACAACCAAGTCAACGAATGCAGAATTGAAACAGACTCCTGGTTACGGAGATTAA
- the tuf gene encoding elongation factor Tu, with the protein MAKEEFVRTKPHVNIGTIGHVDHGKTTLTAAISKVLHEKGFGSEDVKSFDQIDNAPEEKERGITINSAHIEYETANRHYAHVDCPGHADYVKNMVTGAAQMDGAILVVAATDGPMPQTREHVLLARQVNVPRLVVFLNKCDMVDDAEMLDLVEMEVREILEQYGYEEDTPIIRGSALGALNGVEKWVDSVMELMDTVDTWIEEPEREIDKPFLMPVEDVFSITGRGTVATGRIETGICKVGDEVQLLGLGEDKKSVITGVEMFRKNLPTGQAGDNVGLLLRGIDKAEVKRGMVVVHPGAITPHDHFKASIYVLKKEEGGRHTPFGNKYRPQFYLRTMDCTGEIHLPEGVEMVMPGDNVEIEVVLIYKVALNEGLRFAIREGGRTVGSGQITEILEDVK; encoded by the coding sequence ATGGCTAAAGAAGAATTCGTGCGCACCAAACCGCATGTAAACATTGGTACTATCGGTCACGTTGACCACGGTAAGACCACTCTTACTGCAGCAATCTCAAAGGTTCTTCACGAGAAGGGCTTCGGTTCTGAAGATGTTAAGTCTTTCGATCAGATTGATAATGCTCCTGAGGAGAAAGAGCGTGGTATTACCATTAACTCTGCACATATTGAGTACGAAACAGCTAACCGTCACTACGCACACGTAGACTGTCCAGGTCACGCCGACTATGTAAAGAACATGGTAACTGGTGCTGCTCAGATGGATGGTGCTATCTTGGTTGTAGCTGCTACTGATGGTCCTATGCCTCAGACTCGTGAGCACGTTTTGCTCGCTCGTCAGGTAAACGTACCACGCTTGGTTGTCTTCTTGAACAAGTGTGATATGGTTGACGATGCTGAGATGCTTGACCTCGTTGAGATGGAGGTTCGTGAGATCCTCGAGCAGTACGGTTATGAGGAGGATACTCCTATCATTCGTGGTTCTGCACTCGGTGCTTTGAACGGTGTTGAGAAGTGGGTAGACTCTGTAATGGAGCTCATGGATACTGTTGATACTTGGATTGAAGAGCCAGAGCGTGAGATTGACAAGCCATTCTTGATGCCTGTTGAGGACGTATTCTCTATCACAGGTCGTGGTACTGTAGCTACTGGTCGTATCGAGACTGGTATCTGTAAGGTAGGTGATGAGGTTCAGTTGCTCGGTCTCGGTGAGGACAAGAAGTCTGTTATCACTGGTGTTGAGATGTTCCGTAAGAACCTTCCAACAGGTCAGGCTGGTGACAACGTAGGTCTTCTCCTCCGTGGTATCGATAAGGCTGAGGTTAAGCGTGGTATGGTTGTTGTGCACCCAGGTGCTATCACTCCTCACGATCACTTCAAGGCATCTATCTATGTATTGAAGAAGGAAGAGGGTGGTCGTCATACTCCATTCGGTAACAAGTATCGTCCACAGTTCTACCTCCGTACAATGGACTGTACAGGTGAGATTCACCTCCCAGAAGGCGTTGAGATGGTTATGCCAGGTGACAACGTTGAGATTGAGGTAGTATTGATCTACAAGGTTGCTCTGAACGAGGGTCTTCGTTTCGCTATCCGCGAGGGTGGTCGTACAGTAGGTTCTGGTCAGATCACAGAGATTCTTGAGGACGTTAAGTAA
- the rpsU gene encoding 30S ribosomal protein S21: protein MIIVPVKDGENIERALKKFKRKFEKTGVVKELRARQQFDKPSVKKRLKMERAVYVQQLRDAEE, encoded by the coding sequence ATGATTATTGTACCAGTAAAGGACGGTGAGAACATCGAGCGCGCGCTCAAGAAGTTCAAGAGAAAGTTTGAGAAGACAGGTGTTGTTAAGGAGCTCCGTGCTCGTCAGCAGTTTGACAAGCCATCTGTTAAGAAGCGCCTGAAGATGGAACGTGCCGTTTACGTACAGCAGCTTCGCGACGCAGAAGAGTAA
- a CDS encoding malate dehydrogenase, with amino-acid sequence MNYLTNEKLVIVGAGGMIGSNMVQTVLTLGLTPNICLYDIYEPGVHGVFDEMEQCAFPGANLSYTVDPAEAFTGAKYIISSGGAPRKEGMTREDLLKGNCKIAADFGENIKKYCPDVKHVVVIFNPADVTALTALIHSGLKPNQLTSLAALDSTRLQQALAHEFGVQQDKVTGAHTYGGHGEQMAVFASKVKIDGKPLAEMGLSAERWEEIKHHTVQGGSNIIKLRGRSSFQSPAYNAVKMIEAAMGGEKFTLPAGCYVNDEKLGFKNVMMAMPTTIDATGVHYTEPTGTPEEMASLQASYEHLCKMRDEIIGLDIIPAVAEWKNDNANL; translated from the coding sequence ATGAATTATTTAACAAACGAGAAACTCGTTATCGTCGGTGCAGGCGGTATGATTGGTTCAAACATGGTTCAGACCGTTCTCACACTCGGTCTTACTCCTAACATCTGTCTGTACGATATCTATGAGCCAGGCGTTCATGGTGTATTTGACGAGATGGAGCAGTGTGCTTTCCCAGGTGCTAACCTCTCTTACACCGTTGACCCTGCTGAGGCATTCACTGGTGCTAAGTACATCATCTCTTCTGGTGGTGCTCCTCGTAAGGAAGGTATGACACGTGAGGACTTGTTGAAGGGTAACTGCAAGATTGCTGCTGACTTCGGTGAGAATATCAAGAAGTATTGCCCAGATGTTAAGCACGTTGTTGTTATCTTCAACCCAGCTGACGTTACTGCATTGACAGCTCTTATTCACTCTGGTTTGAAACCAAATCAGCTCACATCACTCGCTGCTCTCGACTCTACTCGTCTGCAGCAGGCATTGGCTCACGAGTTTGGCGTACAGCAGGATAAGGTTACTGGTGCACACACATACGGTGGTCACGGTGAGCAGATGGCTGTATTCGCTTCTAAGGTTAAGATCGATGGGAAGCCATTGGCAGAGATGGGTCTTTCTGCAGAGCGTTGGGAAGAGATTAAGCACCACACAGTACAGGGCGGTTCAAACATTATCAAGCTCCGTGGCCGTAGCTCATTCCAGAGCCCAGCTTACAATGCTGTTAAGATGATTGAGGCTGCTATGGGTGGTGAGAAGTTCACCTTGCCTGCAGGTTGCTACGTTAACGACGAGAAGCTCGGCTTCAAGAACGTTATGATGGCTATGCCTACAACTATCGATGCTACTGGTGTTCACTACACTGAGCCAACAGGTACTCCAGAGGAGATGGCTTCTCTTCAGGCTTCTTATGAGCACCTCTGCAAGATGCGTGATGAGATTATCGGTCTCGACATCATCCCAGCTGTTGCTGAATGGAAGAACGACAACGCGAATTTGTAA